AAAAACAATGATGAACGTACGCCTTAgtcaaaccaaaaccaaaaccgaaaccaaaacccaagCACCACCCCAACTCGCAACTCCTATTTATTTTACAACAAAAGAAACCTATGCttaactgtttttttttttgtattttttatttgtttataccCTTAAGAAAGATTTGGGGTTTTAAGTTTGAAGAGAGctgcaaccaaaaaaaagaaagagagagagagaagaggtGCGAACACTTTGTCTTTGTACATTTTACCTTTAAACTAAAACTGAAacctaaaaacaaaacaaacaccaaaagcaaaagctgaAACATACTTAATTAGAATGAGAATAAGGATAGAGAGGATATGTtgaaggaagagagagagagagagaagagagcgaaaacaaaaatatgaaaactgTACAAATGTGGTTCCTAATCTAGTCCTTAAACgaaaaagcgaaagcaaaacacacacacacaaaacaaaacaaaacaaaacaaaaaaacaaaaaccacacgAAATTGTTGTATTatgtgtattatttttataaaaacgcCATCAACCATACGCTCCACCCTCCCCTTTCTCCCGGCCCCACAGTTCCCACAACCATCCAAAGAATTATAGCTAATTTAATGTATTGTACTTAAAGAACCCCCCCCCCTCAATGAAACCAAGTTCGCGTTTAGTCTgtacagaaagagagagagggaaactTGCTAGTCTTCGCTGCTTAACTGTATTTAAGTGCAACATACAAAATGATTTAGTTATTGCTAATTGAACGTGTAAAATGCAAGTAAACTGCATTCATTGTGAATATAGAATTTACAAAATGACATCAATCCCCCCCCATACACCCAAAATTAAAACCGAAACCAAGAATGAAATCTTTATACAACTTTTGTAAACAAATTTATGAATAAAACAATGAATTTACTTTGTGGCCTAGCTGTGGTTGTTTGTTTTGAATATGTCTGGCGCCCATTTTTTGTAGTTATGCAGCACTAAAGCCGGCTTGCCAGACTATTGCGTGTTCGAATTAGAAATCctaaaataaatgtatacaTTATGATAATATTGATAAGTGCAGAACATAAGCTAAGTGCATTAGCCTCGAATCAGTCATCGTCTAAAAACAATTTCCCAAATCCACTTAGCTAAACtttcaaaacgaaatttgtttGGCGCCAACATTTATAGATAATGCAGCACGGAAGACAGCGCTGCCAgacatatttatttgtattactCATAGCACTAGGTAAATTTGTGAGGGACAGACCGTATATCTTTTCGGATTTTCTTGCCATCATgtctagctcacacaccttgcaaATTGTATACTTTTCGTAGTATTTTCCAGCATATTTTAAGACGCGTTATAGACTCACCTTATTGTCCAATGCACCAATGTAGAAAACGTGTAGAAATGCCATTTAGAGTTATGTTCTAGGTCTAATCGAATAACAATTCGTAATCAGTATCGAATTCTTGATCGGTTGCCATGGAATTTTTTCAATAATGTCAAAAGGCATGTCAAAAAGTGGATAACGGAGATTTTTCACACTAGCGCTTCCATGGGGTttcatgaaaaaaaaaacgagaaacaaTTTTTGAAACGTACACATTTCCCCTCCAGGTGTCGCTTTTGGTAATTACATATAAATTTAGTTAATATGTAGCAATTGCGTAGTTAACGTGCAGTTACCATGTCAAGAAAGAAATGTAGTGGACATTATTGTTGACCGTTTCTGCTTAAACCTTTATTTTATAAGCAATGCAATAAAGATGAAAACTTAATCGAACCAGTtttgtaggaaattgatttaataatcggataaaactatgAGCTTAGACCTGAGGGCCTTAGCTAGCTATTAATATTTAACAGAATATCCAAAACGAAGAATATGATGCAACTTGAATGCcaataattcgtcagtatatttacagtagattttgaaatttgtgacGTATTTTCGGTATGTTTTGATCATCGCAGCAGCgaataaattgcaaaatttatgtgtgtgtgggaaaacagcagcagcagcagcaacaaaagctgAAGTGAACAAAATACCCGTGAACCTCCTCACAGCCCCCTCTGCTTCCACAGagcgtgtttgtgtgtgtgtctctgtttgTGCGAAACGAAGTGGGTGATTACACAtcgtcccccctccccatcgaCGGAGTTTTCTCCAGGCAACTGTCGCACCTGGCACCCTTACCAGCTGGCACGGAGCACCAAGGCTGGAAAGCTAACCGTCTGGCCACCTGGTGGAACCTGGAACCTGAAAAGTGGCCCCAGCTGCTGACAGTCAATAGAGAAGCGAACCGGACCCTccgtactgctgctgctggcccgtGCCTTACTCCATGCCCGGCTTCCATCTCAATGAAATGGGCGAAATGGTCTTGGACGCCATCGACGACATCGGCGTGGTCGATGTGTACGACCTGGCCTCGGATATTGGCAAGGAGTATGAGCGGATCATGGATCGCTTCGGGACGGACGCGGTGAGTGGGTTGATGCCCAAGATCATCAATACTCTGGAGCTGCTGGAGGCGCTGGCCACGAAGAATGAGCGCGAGAACGCCACCATTCAGGATCTGCGGGACAAGATCACTCAGTTGGAGAGCGAGAAGCTGGAGAAGGCGGAGTTCAGGCGCCGCTTTGAGAAAGAGCTGGAGCTCATCGAAGAGCAGTGGCGCAGCGAGACCAACGAGCTGGTTGATCTGGTCTCCTCGCTGCAGGACGAGAACAAGCGGCTGGTAAAACAGACGCAGGACCTGCAGTCCTCCTCCGCCCAGAGCTCCGGTCTAGGTGCCAGCCTCACCGAGAGCATCATCAGCATGACCAACAATGAGCTGCACAGCGCCCTGTCTGACACCCAGGTGTTGCAGCGGCTCAAGGAGCAGATATACAAGCAACGGGACGAGCTGAAGCAACGTGAGCGGGAGCTTCAGGACAAGTACAGCGAGCTGGAGCATGTGAGTGGCCCGTACTCAACTTAATCTCTCACTTATTCTCTCTTCTGGTTACCGTTAACCTCTGTTTAGCTCAACATTCAGTCGGAGCGACTAAAGGGCTCGGAACGGGACACGAGGCGGCGACACAAGCTGATGCAGGCCCAGGTGAAGACGCTGTGCGAGGAACGAGCCGACTTCCTGGCCCAACTGCAGGACCAGTGCCGTGAGATCAACCAGCTGCGCAAGCGCCTCGGCCTGGCCGAGAAGGAGAACGAGGATCTTGTGCAATCGTACGACGACGATCAGAACGACCCCAATCGGCCGCGTTATACCACGCGAGAGCTCAAGGAGCTGATCAGCGAGCGGGACGAGCTGCTGACCACCATCGATGGCCTCAACGAGCAGCTGGCCGAGCTAAAGCCCCCCAGCCAGCTAAAGGCCAAGCGGTCGCGGCATATCTCCAGCTCAGATGACAGTGACGATGACGAGGGTCATTTGGCGgacaacgacgatgacgacgacgacgatgaagaGGCGGCTGAAGCGGCAGCCGAACTTGAACCCCCAGTCGCTGGCGAGACGTGAGTGAATCTGAAAAAGGATTTGTatacattttgtatatttaaaacTTTTTATGTTGCTTAGGCCACCTGGTCACGATGCACCCGTTCAAGGACCGCTGCCGTATGAGCCAGACGATGCGCCCTGGAAGAAGAGCTCCGAGTCGGGCATACGCAAATTGTATGAAATTATTCATCAGATGATACTCATCATACTCATGCATTCATAATCAGAATCTCTACTAAAGTTGTGTCCCCTATCTTCTCTGTTGCAGTTTCCGCAAACTCTTCTCGGATCCGTCAGACGGCAATAATACATTCCCGAAACGTTCCTTGGCCACGCTCTCCAAGATGGCGCTCTCGGCCACACCCGGCTCTGTGTCGGGctcggccgccgccgccgccataTCTTTTTCCGGCGAGGCAGCGAAGTAAGAGCCCCCTAAAGCATCATCACACGCGTTGAAGTGCATCTCATTTTTTTAGTTcgcctttttttgtttgtctttccGTTCTGTTTATCTGTTTCtgtcattttccattttgatttttttcttaCTTTTACGTTTATTTGCCCACTCGCCTGCATCACTCGCCCGCATCCTATTATTtgtttatgtatttattgtttCTTTATGTTTTCATCTGTTTTAGTCTGTCTTTGTCCCTCGCTATATACCTTCTCCGTTTAAgctgtacatacatagtttATACACTCGATTGCTGTGCCCTCGTAATTCTAAGTTGTTATGCGATTTTATTTACGTAAAtgttttgtatctttttgtatttattctaACTTAATTTGTAACTTAATGCCCCCGGCCGGGGGCCCTCTACTAAGGTACTACTAATCTAGACCCTGACTAGCAGGCAATCAACAATACCTTCCACAAAACAACACACATCCCCCACATACATTCCTCGATGTGAACacataatatacatacacaagAAAATCCCAAGACCCaagatatacgagtatttgagTGGAGTGTTCAAAAGAACCCCCAGACACAGAACCAGAAGTGagtttttaatgaatttaacTATGAGCGCAGTCCCTTTTATAGAATCTGTATGAAGAAGGAACAGAATGAGTGAAGGAGTACATATGATAGATTGTATTTGTAGAGAACAGGCAGAGCAGAACCTGACCATGCctataccaaaaaaataccaacaaaaactaGAGAGAGGATAACACGAAAAGTATTTACTTCCATTAGCTAAAAGTCTATCTATCTATACCATCTCTCCTGTTTTCCGCCCCCGGATCTATATGCCCATAATACTATATCTGTTGGTAGATATTTTAGCCTTCTCATAGCAGTTGCCCCAAGCGGCCTTATTCTATTACAAATTTATCAAAATACGCAAAACGTTTAGATGAAATGAGAAACCTAAAACAAATTGATGacaaatactatatatacaaaatatttaaataattagcGAAACGTTAAAACCTTAGCGCATTGTTTGTTGAATTGAATTGcatattgaatattgaattaaaaactaatcGAAACGAAATCAAACTAAGACAAAAATTAGATTCCATTGAAAGCCAAGGCTTGCGATAGAGAGCGATAGAAGAGAAGGAGAGCATTATCAGAACCAGAATCAGAAACGAATAGACAGATTCAGACGCAGATAATGTTTTTAGCCAAAAAAGTTTTACCATAGACTTGGAAAATAGCCAAGACTCGAATTGTTGTTAGCGGATTAGCGAATGTGAATACGAATTACAATgcacatgcatatacatatatgtagaatatataaaaatagtcGGTTATACATGGCTTGAGAAATGTGCAGACAATTGTGGCTGAGAAATCTCTTGGGAtaagaaatacataaagaTTCAGGTTGAGCGTGGATGGGCCTACACAAAAGGTCTGAGAGTTCTGAAGGCATGTAGTAACGTAGACCCCCCTCAGAAAAAAGGgcatatatatacaatatgtagCATAGCGaccagatatacatacatacatatataatccAAGAAACGATTCCAAGTAATTTTACCATACCACCTCTCCATCGAAGCGAGTCCTTGAGCCTAGAATATAATACGAAAGATTACAGTGTGTCCTTTATTGCCTTGAATTGGTTTAGGTTCGAATGGAAAAAGATGCTATTAAAACTCTCTGTTCAGAGCGCAGTACAGTCACAAGCTACTTCAAGATCTCTTTTTTAAGAAAATTACTTTCATTTTCCTTGTGTTCTGCTCCGCCTCCCTGCCTAAAAGCACAAAGCGTGCATTCCCCCCTTACATATCAGCGTTATCGATTGAAATGTGCCAAAGACTAATGGTCAGTCCCATGCACCCTGCAGCCCCAGGCCCCACAAAATCCCGCCATCCTTGTCCTCAATCGATCAATCAGCGAATCAACACTCGTTTCAATTACAAACAAATTGTGGCAActgaatttttatatatacaagaAAACTGTATTGATGATAACCGAAGGACTAACGAAAAAGAATATTAAAAGATCACTTGGAACTGGAACGTAGGAGAGCGTATCGGGAtcggttcggatcggatcgagTGCTGGGGAGAGACATTGGATTGTATCGAGTATTTGGTGAATTAATGTTAACTAAatttatatacacatatacacatgcaTTATACATAATATACtttactatatactatatatacatatatgatacCATATTATATGGAACTATACTTATGACTAACCAAAAAAGAAGCGGAAA
The sequence above is a segment of the Drosophila pseudoobscura strain MV-25-SWS-2005 chromosome X, UCI_Dpse_MV25, whole genome shotgun sequence genome. Coding sequences within it:
- the Rilpl gene encoding RILP-like protein homolog isoform X1; its protein translation is MPGFHLNEMGEMVLDAIDDIGVVDVYDLASDIGKEYERIMDRFGTDAVSGLMPKIINTLELLEALATKNERENATIQDLRDKITQLESEKLEKAEFRRRFEKELELIEEQWRSETNELVDLVSSLQDENKRLVKQTQDLQSSSAQSSGLGASLTESIISMTNNELHSALSDTQVLQRLKEQIYKQRDELKQRERELQDKYSELEHLNIQSERLKGSERDTRRRHKLMQAQVKTLCEERADFLAQLQDQCREINQLRKRLGLAEKENEDLVQSYDDDQNDPNRPRYTTRELKELISERDELLTTIDGLNEQLAELKPPSQLKAKRSRHISSSDDSDDDEGHLADNDDDDDDDEEAAEAAAELEPPVAGETPPGHDAPVQGPLPYEPDDAPWKKSSESGIRKFFRKLFSDPSDGNNTFPKRSLATLSKMALSATPGSVSGSAAAAAISFSGEAAK
- the Rilpl gene encoding RILP-like protein homolog isoform X2, translating into MPGFHLNEMGEMVLDAIDDIGVVDVYDLASDIGKEYERIMDRFGTDAVSGLMPKIINTLELLEALATKNERENATIQDLRDKITQLESEKLEKAEFRRRFEKELELIEEQWRSETNELVDLVSSLQDENKRLVKQTQDLQSSSAQSSGLGASLTESIISMTNNELHSALSDTQVLQRLKEQIYKQRDELKQRERELQDKYSELEHLNIQSERLKGSERDTRRRHKLMQAQVKTLCEERADFLAQLQDQCREINQLRKRLGLAEKENEDLVQSYDDDQNDPNRPRYTTRELKELISERDELLTTIDGLNEQLAELKPPSQLKAKRSRHISSSDDSDDDEGHLADNDDDDDDDEEAAEAAAELEPPVAGETPPGHDAPVQGPLPYEPDDAPWKKSSESGIRKFFRKLFSDPSDGNNTFPKRSLATLSKMALSATPGSVSGSAAAAAISFSGEAANLSLSLAIYLLRLSCTYIVYTLDCCALVILSCYAILFT